One window of the Cryptomeria japonica chromosome 7, Sugi_1.0, whole genome shotgun sequence genome contains the following:
- the LOC131040273 gene encoding uncharacterized protein LOC131040273 isoform X1, whose protein sequence is MSTSASRPPMSKDPAWKYREDFPGQGKGQTKCMFCKTIFHGGIYRLKYHIVGVRGHDAEPCLKAVFEAIRDCYVMVEEIERKKKQKEDRAAIGRETVLGRGTQLGCVGGPSSLPPYHPTQFATAGASISASASISGSATATSHAPTTSSCSGNVTIGPRIRKSRLDSFFVPCTTPGSQPSLESMGWNKEVHDAAKMAIGRFWSYSCIPFFVARSPYWQQMVDAITICGAGFKAPSESDLRGPILSQMVDDVKKDLDEQRHIWSTKGCTIMTDGWTDRRNRTLLNFLVSSAGGTIFIKSIDASAHCKNATYLCEQIEEVIEDVGEENVVQVVTDNAANYVAAGRLLMERHPSIVWTPCVAHCIDLMLEDIGKIPWVKRCVERARNVCKFVYSWVLALMRQYTEQKELHRLGITRFATNFLTLQSMLRSKSALRRMIVGEEWSSSSYATTPAGIEMADCIFYEQGFWVPCDEIVKFVKPLVVLLRVADGDKPAMGYIYEGMDRAKEAIRFVYGADESKYGPIWEIIDRRWHHQLHRPIHAAAYYLNPAFRFIPSFKVDAEVLNGLYAIMEKMGPVGTSQTDLFRELQMFLDAQGETFSRPVAKDGRTTMMPDHWWNFFGPETPNVQKLAIRILSQPCSASGCERNWSMFEHIHSKRRNRLSVEKMNDLVFVHYNLHLRMRKNATVDMSPIILDEVDLEAEWANENQTAPGTPTAVFSDDDIDWIDQVDIEAEAVAMAEEE, encoded by the exons atgtctacttcagcttctagaccccccatgagcaaggaccctgcttggaaatatcgtgaggattttccagggcaaggaaaggggcaaacaaaatgtatgttttgcaaaacaatattccatggaggtatatataggctgaaataccatattgttggtgtgcgtggacatgatgccgaaccatgcctaaaagcagtctTTGAGGCCatacgtgattgttatgtaatggttgaggagattgaaagaaaaaagaaacaaaaggaggatcgagcggccattgggagagagacagttttaggaagagggacacagttaggttgtgttggaggcccttcttccttacctccatatcatcccactcagtttgctactgctggtgcttccatttctgcttctgcttctataagtggcagtgccaccgccacttctcatgctcctaccactagtagttgtagtgggaatgttaccattggacctaggattcgtaaatctaggttggattccttctttgtgccttgcactactcctgggtcccaaccgtcgcttgagagcatgggttggaacaaggaggtccatgatgctgctaaaatggcaattggcaggttttggagctacagttgtattccattctttgtagccag gtctccttattggcaacaaatggttgatgccattaccatatgcggggcggggttcaaagcccctagtgagagtgatttgaggggacccattttgtctcaaatggtggatgatgtgaaaaaggatttagatgaacaacgccacatatggagcactaaaggttgcaccatcatgactgatggttggacggataggagaaatagaactctccttaattttcttgtttcttccgcag ggggcaccattttcatcaagtccattgatgcctccgcccattgcaagaatgccacctacctatgtgagcagatagaggaggtgattgaagatgtgggtgaggagaacgtggtacaggtggtgaccgacaatgcagcaaattatgttgctgcgg gtagactattgatggagaggcacccatctatagtttggactccatgtgttgctcattgcattgacctcatgttggaggatattggaaaaatcccatgggtcaagagatgtgtagaaagggcaagaaatgtctgcaaatttgtatattcatgggtgttggctcttatgagacaatacacagagcagaaggagttgcatcgtctaggaatcacaagatttgccacaaacttcctcacattgcagtccatgcttaggtctaagtctgccttgagacgtatgattgttggtgaggagtggtcttcctcatcctatgctaccacccctgcagggatagagatggcagactgcattttttatgagcaaggcttttgggtcccttgtgatgagatagtgaag tttgttaagcccttggtggttttgttgcgagttgcggatggagataagcccgcaatgggctatatatatgagggcatggatagggcgaaggaggccatcagattcgtctatggagcagatgagagcaagtatggtcccatttgggagatcattgataggagatggcatcatcagcttcataggcccatccatgcggcagcctattatctgaatcctgcattccgttttatcccttctttcaaggttgatgcggaggtccttaatgggctatatgcaatcatggagaagatgggacctgttGGTACTTCTCAGACagacctttttcgagagctacagatgttcttagatgcacaaggggagaccttctctcgtcctgtcgccaaagacggtaggacaactatgatgccag atcattggtggaacttttttggcccagagacaccaaatgttcagaagttggccattcgtatcttgagccaaccatgcagtgcatcaggttgtgagcgcaattggagtatgtttgagcacatacactccaagaggcgcaatagattatctgtggagaagatgaatgatctcgtctttgttcactacaacctccacctgagaatgagaaagaatgcaacagttgacatgtctcctatcattctagatgaggttgatcttgaagcagagtgggccaatgagaatcagacagctcctgggactcctacagctgtatttagtgatgatgacattgattggatcgaccaggtagatatagaggctgaggctgtagccatggcagaggaggagtag
- the LOC131040273 gene encoding uncharacterized protein LOC131040273 isoform X2, translating into MLMLMLLYLTPQRGRSFLHYLGTTNRSPYWQQMVDAITICGAGFKAPSESDLRGPILSQMVDDVKKDLDEQRHIWSTKGCTIMTDGWTDRRNRTLLNFLVSSAGGTIFIKSIDASAHCKNATYLCEQIEEVIEDVGEENVVQVVTDNAANYVAAGRLLMERHPSIVWTPCVAHCIDLMLEDIGKIPWVKRCVERARNVCKFVYSWVLALMRQYTEQKELHRLGITRFATNFLTLQSMLRSKSALRRMIVGEEWSSSSYATTPAGIEMADCIFYEQGFWVPCDEIVKFVKPLVVLLRVADGDKPAMGYIYEGMDRAKEAIRFVYGADESKYGPIWEIIDRRWHHQLHRPIHAAAYYLNPAFRFIPSFKVDAEVLNGLYAIMEKMGPVGTSQTDLFRELQMFLDAQGETFSRPVAKDGRTTMMPDHWWNFFGPETPNVQKLAIRILSQPCSASGCERNWSMFEHIHSKRRNRLSVEKMNDLVFVHYNLHLRMRKNATVDMSPIILDEVDLEAEWANENQTAPGTPTAVFSDDDIDWIDQVDIEAEAVAMAEEE; encoded by the exons gtctccttattggcaacaaatggttgatgccattaccatatgcggggcggggttcaaagcccctagtgagagtgatttgaggggacccattttgtctcaaatggtggatgatgtgaaaaaggatttagatgaacaacgccacatatggagcactaaaggttgcaccatcatgactgatggttggacggataggagaaatagaactctccttaattttcttgtttcttccgcag ggggcaccattttcatcaagtccattgatgcctccgcccattgcaagaatgccacctacctatgtgagcagatagaggaggtgattgaagatgtgggtgaggagaacgtggtacaggtggtgaccgacaatgcagcaaattatgttgctgcgg gtagactattgatggagaggcacccatctatagtttggactccatgtgttgctcattgcattgacctcatgttggaggatattggaaaaatcccatgggtcaagagatgtgtagaaagggcaagaaatgtctgcaaatttgtatattcatgggtgttggctcttatgagacaatacacagagcagaaggagttgcatcgtctaggaatcacaagatttgccacaaacttcctcacattgcagtccatgcttaggtctaagtctgccttgagacgtatgattgttggtgaggagtggtcttcctcatcctatgctaccacccctgcagggatagagatggcagactgcattttttatgagcaaggcttttgggtcccttgtgatgagatagtgaag tttgttaagcccttggtggttttgttgcgagttgcggatggagataagcccgcaatgggctatatatatgagggcatggatagggcgaaggaggccatcagattcgtctatggagcagatgagagcaagtatggtcccatttgggagatcattgataggagatggcatcatcagcttcataggcccatccatgcggcagcctattatctgaatcctgcattccgttttatcccttctttcaaggttgatgcggaggtccttaatgggctatatgcaatcatggagaagatgggacctgttGGTACTTCTCAGACagacctttttcgagagctacagatgttcttagatgcacaaggggagaccttctctcgtcctgtcgccaaagacggtaggacaactatgatgccag atcattggtggaacttttttggcccagagacaccaaatgttcagaagttggccattcgtatcttgagccaaccatgcagtgcatcaggttgtgagcgcaattggagtatgtttgagcacatacactccaagaggcgcaatagattatctgtggagaagatgaatgatctcgtctttgttcactacaacctccacctgagaatgagaaagaatgcaacagttgacatgtctcctatcattctagatgaggttgatcttgaagcagagtgggccaatgagaatcagacagctcctgggactcctacagctgtatttagtgatgatgacattgattggatcgaccaggtagatatagaggctgaggctgtagccatggcagaggaggagtag